In Bythopirellula goksoeyrii, a single window of DNA contains:
- a CDS encoding cephalosporin hydroxylase family protein, which yields MVDKLEIDWESGQARIGSSKGVIQCPIDSPETFRALSDAWLKCGWQNKQVYTFTWMGRPVIQLPEDMVRTQEVLYRLRPDVIVETGIAHGGSLIFYASLCKMFGKGRVIGVDIEIRPQNRAALESHEMFDCIELLEGDSNALETVEQVKSMIRPNETVFVMLDGNHTRDHVAQELKNYSPLVTVGSYIVAADGLMQELAGLKRFDDDRPNDDWRTNNPQVAAQAFAKENPNFILETPEFEFNESPLTDPVTYAPGGWLKRIR from the coding sequence ATGGTGGACAAACTGGAGATTGACTGGGAGTCGGGACAGGCACGTATTGGCTCTTCAAAGGGTGTTATCCAGTGTCCGATCGACTCACCAGAGACTTTTCGGGCACTATCAGACGCTTGGCTCAAATGCGGCTGGCAGAATAAGCAGGTCTACACGTTTACTTGGATGGGCCGCCCAGTAATTCAGTTGCCTGAGGATATGGTACGCACTCAGGAAGTGCTATATCGCCTCCGGCCCGATGTGATCGTCGAGACGGGCATCGCCCATGGCGGATCACTCATTTTCTATGCCAGTCTGTGCAAGATGTTTGGCAAGGGACGAGTAATCGGAGTCGATATCGAGATTCGGCCACAAAATCGCGCCGCTCTTGAAAGTCACGAGATGTTCGACTGCATCGAGTTGCTCGAAGGAGACTCGAATGCCCTTGAAACTGTGGAACAAGTGAAGTCAATGATTCGCCCCAATGAAACCGTATTTGTCATGCTTGACGGCAACCATACCCGAGATCACGTTGCACAGGAACTGAAGAATTATTCTCCGCTGGTGACGGTTGGCTCGTACATCGTGGCAGCGGATGGATTGATGCAGGAACTGGCCGGTTTGAAGCGATTTGATGACGATCGCCCGAACGATGATTGGCGCACCAATAATCCGCAAGTGGCCGCTCAAGCGTTCGCCAAAGAGAACCCCAACTTCATCCTCGAAACCCCCGAATTCGAGTTTAACGAGTCTCCATTGACCGATCCGGTGACCTACGCGCCGGGGGGCTGGCTCAAACGAATTCGCTAA
- a CDS encoding sugar phosphate nucleotidyltransferase gives MKVVLFCGGFGTRLRDYSESIPKPMVRLGYRPILWHVMRYYAHFGHKDFILCLGWKADAIKEYFLNYDECLSNDFVLSDGGRDIKLLDNDIQDWNITFVDTGTKANVGQRLLRVKKHLEGEEMFFANYSDGLTDFHLPELVDFATERDAVGSFLAVQPNQTFHTVLIGDQGEVRAIEPISTSDTWIDGGYFLFRNKIFDYLEDGDDLVHECFSKLIAAERLHAYKYDGFWGCMDTHKDKQRFDEMYSRGETPWEVWDRGQDDPQKFLHWKNPYGKHDSLSNSHPR, from the coding sequence ATGAAAGTCGTACTCTTTTGTGGAGGCTTCGGCACACGACTGCGTGATTACTCTGAGTCGATCCCCAAACCTATGGTCAGGCTGGGATATCGGCCGATCTTATGGCATGTGATGCGTTACTACGCCCATTTTGGGCACAAGGATTTTATCTTATGTTTGGGGTGGAAAGCGGATGCGATCAAAGAGTATTTCCTGAATTACGATGAGTGCCTGTCAAATGACTTTGTACTGTCGGACGGCGGTCGCGACATCAAATTGCTCGACAATGACATCCAAGACTGGAACATCACCTTCGTCGACACTGGAACGAAGGCGAATGTCGGGCAACGGCTGTTGCGGGTCAAGAAGCATCTCGAAGGCGAAGAGATGTTCTTCGCCAACTACTCTGACGGGCTCACAGATTTTCACCTGCCTGAGCTAGTCGACTTTGCTACTGAGCGCGATGCCGTTGGTTCGTTCCTGGCAGTTCAACCTAATCAGACCTTCCACACAGTGTTGATTGGCGATCAGGGAGAAGTTCGCGCTATCGAACCCATTAGCACCTCCGATACGTGGATCGACGGCGGCTACTTCCTCTTCCGTAACAAGATTTTCGACTATTTGGAAGATGGCGACGATTTGGTGCATGAGTGCTTCTCAAAATTGATTGCTGCCGAGCGCCTACATGCCTATAAGTATGACGGTTTCTGGGGCTGCATGGATACTCACAAAGACAAGCAACGATTCGACGAAATGTACTCTCGCGGGGAGACACCTTGGGAGGTATGGGACCGAGGACAGGACGATCCCCAGAAGTTCTTGCACTGGAAGAACCCCTATGGGAAGCATGATTCGCTTTCGAATTCACACCCTCGATAG
- a CDS encoding NAD-dependent epimerase/dehydratase family protein, translating into MRVLVTGSQGYIGSILTTRLREAECDVVGLDTGWFNDCLFQPSQDGFVLRKQDMRDVTLEDLAGFDAILHLAALSNDPLGNLDPELTLRLNHEGTLRLAKFAKQAGVRRFIVSSSCSIYGKAGDALIDETAQLNPVTPYGMSKALIDRDVSQLADDSFTPVFLRHATAYGASPRLRLDLVLNDLVASAFLTGKILMLSDGTPWRPLVHIEDISQAFIAALKAPLEAVHNEAFNIGSTSENYRISELADIIRQTIPNATIEYAPGAGPDLRCYRVDFSKAELKLPGFEPQWTVTRGVEQLLAAYQARPLTADDMNGHSYRRLARLQQLRVQGLIDEDLRWTEPVTAEAHQDSPSGELMI; encoded by the coding sequence ATGCGAGTCCTAGTAACGGGTTCCCAAGGTTATATCGGAAGTATCCTCACCACGCGGCTCAGAGAAGCCGAGTGCGACGTGGTCGGACTCGATACAGGGTGGTTTAACGATTGCCTGTTTCAACCGTCTCAGGACGGGTTCGTTCTGCGGAAACAGGACATGCGCGATGTGACGTTGGAGGATCTGGCCGGTTTTGACGCGATCCTGCATCTGGCTGCATTGTCGAATGATCCCTTGGGCAACCTCGACCCAGAGCTCACCTTGCGACTCAATCACGAGGGAACACTGCGACTCGCTAAATTCGCCAAACAGGCCGGGGTGCGCCGGTTTATCGTGTCTTCGTCTTGTAGTATCTATGGCAAGGCAGGAGACGCTCTGATTGATGAGACCGCGCAGCTCAATCCAGTGACACCCTATGGAATGAGCAAGGCTCTGATCGATCGCGATGTGAGCCAGTTGGCAGACGATTCATTTACGCCGGTTTTCCTGCGCCACGCGACCGCCTATGGTGCGTCGCCGCGGCTGCGCTTGGATCTGGTGCTCAACGATCTGGTGGCCTCTGCATTCTTGACGGGCAAAATCCTGATGCTCAGCGACGGCACCCCCTGGCGTCCGCTAGTACATATCGAAGATATTTCTCAAGCGTTTATTGCCGCCTTGAAGGCTCCCCTAGAAGCTGTCCACAACGAAGCATTCAACATTGGTTCGACAAGTGAAAACTACCGAATCTCAGAATTGGCAGATATCATCCGCCAAACGATTCCCAATGCTACAATTGAGTATGCTCCCGGCGCAGGTCCCGATCTGCGTTGCTATCGAGTAGATTTCAGCAAAGCAGAACTTAAATTGCCCGGATTCGAGCCGCAATGGACCGTTACTCGGGGCGTAGAACAATTACTCGCAGCGTACCAAGCCCGACCTTTGACTGCCGACGACATGAACGGGCATAGTTATCGCCGACTGGCACGTCTGCAACAACTTAGAGTTCAAGGATTAATCGACGAAGATCTGCGCTGGACGGAACCTGTTACCGCGGAGGCCCATCAAGATTCACCTTCTGGCGAGCTAATGATATGA
- a CDS encoding glycosyltransferase family 2 protein, with protein MVSTEPRVSIGLPVYNGETFLGESIESLLGQTYGDFELIISDNGSSDRTQEICTHYAKLDNRIVYHRVNENLGCAWNYNRVFELSRAEYFKWAADDDIHLPTFLEKAVDILDHHPEVLWCFCLHSHIGPNGQLLNVAEGRDASLLSENGWDRSSSKPHQRFQSVLLAHTGLDIYALHRREVVAKTGVYQPHYGSEKVFLGELALLGKYYEIPETLFYLRVHPKASGSLTTEQELQHYIDPRVKSRFTFMRWRLLRAHWHAVHRFDLGMAERLRCYMVLSRYLLQVSKWKKVLNATFRKQGTGGGYHSYLSEIEKESLQKKNADCEMSASNSCSKTLTMADEKAEKVKCES; from the coding sequence ATGGTAAGTACAGAACCTCGTGTCAGTATCGGTCTACCAGTTTACAACGGCGAGACTTTCTTAGGCGAGTCGATCGAGTCGCTCCTAGGGCAGACATACGGTGATTTTGAACTGATCATCTCCGACAACGGTTCTTCTGACAGAACTCAGGAAATCTGTACTCATTACGCCAAACTGGACAATCGAATCGTCTACCACCGCGTAAATGAGAATCTTGGTTGTGCCTGGAACTACAATCGAGTCTTCGAACTATCGCGGGCTGAGTATTTCAAATGGGCGGCGGATGACGATATTCACCTGCCAACCTTTCTGGAAAAGGCAGTCGATATTCTCGACCATCATCCCGAAGTCTTATGGTGTTTCTGCCTACACAGCCACATCGGTCCGAATGGTCAGTTGCTGAACGTTGCTGAGGGTCGTGACGCAAGTTTGCTCAGCGAAAATGGCTGGGACCGATCCTCTTCGAAGCCTCACCAGAGATTTCAATCGGTATTGTTGGCGCACACGGGATTAGACATTTACGCATTGCACCGCCGTGAAGTCGTTGCCAAGACAGGCGTTTATCAGCCGCACTATGGATCCGAAAAAGTGTTTCTCGGCGAACTGGCTCTATTGGGGAAATACTACGAAATCCCCGAAACTTTATTCTACTTGCGTGTTCATCCCAAGGCTTCCGGGTCACTGACGACCGAACAGGAACTGCAGCACTACATTGATCCCCGGGTGAAGTCTCGCTTCACGTTCATGCGTTGGCGATTGTTGCGGGCTCATTGGCATGCAGTGCATCGCTTCGATCTTGGTATGGCCGAGCGGCTGCGTTGCTATATGGTCTTGTCGCGATATTTACTGCAAGTTTCGAAATGGAAAAAAGTGCTGAATGCAACATTTCGGAAACAAGGTACTGGTGGTGGCTATCATTCTTATTTATCTGAAATCGAAAAAGAATCTCTACAGAAAAAAAACGCCGACTGCGAAATGTCGGCTAGCAACTCTTGTTCTAAAACTTTGACAATGGCTGACGAAAAAGCGGAAAAAGTAAAATGCGAGTCCTAG
- a CDS encoding lipopolysaccharide biosynthesis protein — MRRLTSMIHGRNIRMSGLAMLDQAVVGGTNFLTAVFVGRQCGPTEMGYFALALSAWYLILAVLEALVTSPFTVFVHRMTENERSTYAGSAIAQVLGLATLAISVLLVANVGIYLAGFTELALVFAAMVISVPFRMVRQFARRFDYAFMQLGRALIVDTAIAVLQLSAIMALYYFDALTAALSFLVVTCVYALTSFAWWLQQQVAFCINREQFIPHFIKNWSLGRWLAASQCTTIAAVQSLPWIIAAFLGEAQTGIYSACATLVGLSAPLMVAVQNVLSPKAATAYAESKIAGLQRVVGKTTLILALGMGLLPLVLYVAGDQIIGMSYGSKYTGHQSLLVLLALGELVFALGIGASSGLTVLERTDLLFRANLASIVTTLLLAIPLVGSFDLIGAALARLLGITVGTAFAIASYRQLFIERNALVPAETNIPNNPATAADDEPSDQMLMSAAMDGKVE, encoded by the coding sequence ATGCGAAGACTAACCTCGATGATTCATGGTCGCAACATTCGCATGAGTGGTTTGGCGATGCTGGATCAGGCGGTAGTGGGGGGAACGAATTTCTTGACTGCTGTGTTTGTCGGACGGCAGTGTGGTCCCACAGAAATGGGGTATTTCGCATTGGCTTTGTCTGCTTGGTACTTGATTCTAGCGGTACTCGAAGCCCTCGTCACGTCGCCCTTCACGGTGTTTGTACACCGAATGACTGAGAATGAACGGTCGACCTATGCAGGCAGTGCCATAGCTCAGGTACTGGGGCTCGCCACACTTGCGATCTCAGTGCTCTTGGTAGCCAACGTAGGCATCTATCTCGCGGGCTTTACCGAATTGGCACTCGTGTTCGCTGCTATGGTAATCTCGGTCCCCTTTCGCATGGTGCGTCAATTCGCAAGAAGGTTTGACTACGCGTTCATGCAGTTGGGCAGAGCACTCATCGTGGATACTGCGATTGCAGTCCTCCAGCTTTCTGCGATCATGGCGCTCTACTATTTCGATGCTCTAACTGCTGCTCTGAGTTTTCTGGTGGTAACCTGCGTCTATGCACTGACGAGTTTCGCCTGGTGGCTGCAGCAACAAGTTGCGTTTTGCATCAACCGTGAGCAGTTCATTCCACACTTCATTAAGAACTGGTCTTTGGGACGCTGGTTGGCGGCCAGTCAATGCACGACCATTGCCGCGGTTCAATCTTTGCCGTGGATCATCGCGGCCTTCTTGGGTGAAGCGCAAACGGGCATATACTCCGCTTGTGCGACGTTGGTGGGCCTTTCAGCACCGCTAATGGTTGCCGTACAGAACGTGCTTAGCCCCAAGGCAGCGACAGCTTATGCAGAAAGTAAGATTGCCGGTCTGCAGCGAGTGGTTGGCAAGACAACCTTGATACTTGCCCTGGGTATGGGCCTACTTCCTCTCGTGCTGTACGTGGCAGGAGATCAAATCATAGGTATGTCTTACGGAAGCAAGTATACGGGGCATCAGAGCCTCTTGGTCTTGTTGGCACTTGGCGAACTGGTCTTTGCCTTGGGAATTGGAGCCTCTTCAGGTTTGACCGTTCTCGAGCGAACGGATCTGCTTTTCAGAGCCAATCTAGCCAGTATCGTGACGACCCTCTTGTTGGCTATACCCCTGGTAGGAAGTTTCGATTTGATCGGAGCAGCCTTGGCTCGCTTATTGGGAATAACCGTTGGTACTGCCTTTGCAATCGCTAGTTACCGCCAATTGTTCATTGAAAGAAATGCACTAGTACCTGCTGAAACCAATATTCCGAATAATCCGGCTACCGCAGCCGACGACGAACCTTCCGACCAGATGCTAATGTCAGCGGCGATGGACGGCAAAGTGGAATAA
- a CDS encoding glycosyltransferase family 4 protein, which yields MTSSTATPRRPRVLQVAYACEPYYGSEQGVGWNWAKQASRACDIWVICCADDCRGVIEQYLAENGEIPYLNFVFLPQSKIQRGIHKFSRWLPFLNYYAFKRWHYQAYQLARKLHADIDFDLVHHVNFIGYREPGYLWKMGVPFVWGPIGGVQNCPWRFSLPWGGSRIKETIRTICNSIQLRTSLRVRRAASRASVRLTANSTAKRYVEQVLGYPAFLMHENGIEKIVGQKQHNRNFDEPLRLLWSGGLNFRKALHLVLHALSRLPSESSYELRVVGDGPLRQNLQKLADELGIARNIEWLGRIPHEKALEQYHWADVFVFSSLRDTTGTVMLEAFASGVPVICLDHQGAHDFVTEECGIRIPVTSPQTVIETLTEAVVECARDRDLVRRKSEGALERAKVFLWDRQGERMARIYRQVLEKHCKSTDEIRIEIPDQLPEDSKEMVSLYAKS from the coding sequence ATGACATCTTCCACTGCGACTCCACGACGCCCTCGCGTGTTGCAAGTTGCCTACGCCTGCGAACCGTACTATGGATCGGAGCAGGGAGTCGGCTGGAATTGGGCCAAACAGGCTAGTAGAGCTTGCGACATTTGGGTCATCTGCTGTGCCGACGATTGCCGGGGGGTGATAGAGCAGTACTTGGCAGAGAACGGCGAGATTCCATACTTGAATTTCGTTTTCCTGCCTCAATCCAAAATACAACGCGGGATTCACAAGTTCAGCAGATGGTTGCCCTTTCTGAATTACTATGCGTTTAAGCGGTGGCATTACCAGGCTTATCAGCTTGCGAGAAAGCTTCACGCTGACATCGATTTTGATTTGGTGCATCACGTAAACTTTATTGGCTATCGAGAACCTGGGTATCTCTGGAAGATGGGAGTACCGTTTGTTTGGGGGCCGATCGGGGGTGTACAGAATTGCCCCTGGCGGTTCTCGTTGCCGTGGGGTGGCTCGCGGATCAAAGAGACCATACGCACCATTTGCAATTCCATCCAACTACGGACCAGTTTACGAGTCCGTCGAGCCGCTTCGCGGGCAAGCGTGCGATTAACTGCAAATTCCACGGCCAAGCGGTATGTGGAACAAGTTCTAGGTTACCCTGCTTTTCTGATGCACGAAAACGGGATTGAGAAAATCGTGGGGCAAAAACAGCACAATCGCAATTTTGACGAGCCTTTGCGACTGCTATGGAGTGGTGGCCTCAATTTCCGAAAGGCATTGCATTTGGTGCTTCATGCCTTGTCGCGGTTGCCGAGCGAATCGTCGTACGAGTTGCGAGTTGTGGGGGATGGTCCGCTTCGCCAAAACCTTCAGAAGTTGGCCGATGAATTAGGGATTGCCCGAAACATCGAGTGGTTGGGTCGTATCCCACACGAAAAAGCCCTCGAACAATACCATTGGGCTGATGTGTTTGTGTTCAGTAGTTTGCGAGACACGACGGGGACGGTCATGTTGGAGGCGTTTGCCAGTGGGGTTCCAGTGATATGTCTTGATCACCAGGGGGCCCATGATTTTGTTACCGAAGAATGCGGCATCAGGATTCCTGTGACCTCTCCTCAGACGGTTATTGAAACACTAACGGAGGCCGTGGTCGAATGTGCGCGGGATCGAGATCTAGTCCGACGCAAGAGTGAGGGCGCATTGGAACGAGCAAAGGTATTTTTATGGGACCGACAGGGAGAGCGAATGGCGAGGATTTATCGCCAAGTGCTTGAAAAGCATTGTAAATCAACGGATGAAATTCGGATCGAAATTCCCGACCAACTGCCCGAGGATTCGAAAGAAATGGTTTCTCTTTATGCCAAAAGCTAA
- a CDS encoding DM13 domain-containing protein, producing the protein MRIILTSCFLLESIAFYALQVSDCQAQLTSPQIGWQAQLSELAHDVSGTVTILDEDSIQVDNFTYDGGGIVVKFYLGTEDSQSAFTMGTPIGFDLFGTSYDGTQAPLIYDLPTGNTLEGLNAISVWCVAANANFGSGTFAPVLTADFDEDGDVDGQDFLIWQRGEGSGVGLEDWQNQYGDATAGVLTVPEPSNMILTAMIVCVITLSRAMFS; encoded by the coding sequence GTGCGCATTATTCTTACTTCTTGTTTTCTTCTCGAGTCGATCGCTTTTTACGCTCTGCAGGTATCGGATTGCCAAGCACAATTGACGTCGCCCCAGATCGGCTGGCAAGCGCAGTTGAGTGAATTGGCGCATGATGTGTCAGGAACAGTCACAATACTGGACGAAGACTCGATTCAGGTCGACAACTTTACCTACGATGGAGGAGGAATCGTCGTAAAGTTTTACCTCGGAACAGAAGATTCCCAATCCGCGTTCACTATGGGAACGCCAATCGGTTTTGATTTGTTTGGTACTTCGTATGATGGCACCCAGGCCCCACTCATCTATGATCTACCTACAGGAAACACTCTCGAAGGCTTGAACGCGATCTCTGTATGGTGCGTGGCGGCTAATGCAAATTTTGGCTCTGGAACTTTCGCACCAGTACTCACGGCTGATTTTGACGAAGACGGCGACGTCGACGGCCAAGACTTCCTGATCTGGCAACGCGGCGAGGGGAGTGGCGTAGGCCTAGAGGATTGGCAGAACCAATATGGCGATGCCACGGCCGGTGTACTCACGGTGCCAGAACCATCGAACATGATTCTTACTGCAATGATAGTCTGTGTTATCACTCTCAGCCGCGCAATGTTCTCCTAG
- a CDS encoding DUF1559 domain-containing protein, whose protein sequence is MKFAKPAELDFYTQTLGRTPRKAFTLVELLVVIAIIGVLVALLLPAIQAAREAARRMSCSNNMRQTALAMHNFESANKKFPPSMFIGPNQYRWSAQARILPFIEQSGIAGNIDFNEDYHNVFLNGELLKSLRVQNYICPDEVRDEQRVDSGTGNPTDYLLNYAVNCGIWKVYDPRDRSGGEGAFYPNAGLGTNSFSDGLSNTLMLSEVRGWQPYYRDGGSGTPTIASTTNEICSLAGNFKTDSGHTEWIDGRVHQAGFTATFAPNTQVMCSNGDINYDVDWNNHRTNGWDPANPTAYLSETQVTYAAVTSRSYHSGNLVNTARMDGSVEAVNGDIDLLVWRSMATRDEGETLFTGD, encoded by the coding sequence ATGAAATTTGCCAAGCCCGCCGAACTGGACTTCTACACCCAGACGCTAGGCCGAACACCTAGGAAAGCCTTTACACTTGTAGAACTCCTAGTCGTTATCGCCATTATCGGGGTCTTGGTGGCATTGCTACTGCCTGCGATTCAGGCTGCACGTGAGGCCGCACGTCGAATGAGCTGTTCTAACAACATGCGCCAGACAGCCCTGGCCATGCACAATTTTGAATCAGCCAACAAGAAATTTCCCCCGAGCATGTTCATTGGCCCCAACCAGTATCGCTGGTCGGCCCAGGCTCGAATATTGCCTTTCATCGAACAAAGTGGCATCGCGGGTAACATCGACTTCAACGAAGACTATCACAATGTCTTTCTCAATGGAGAGCTTCTGAAGTCGCTTCGGGTGCAGAATTACATTTGCCCAGATGAAGTACGCGATGAACAGCGGGTCGACTCCGGCACGGGCAACCCTACGGACTACCTTCTCAACTATGCGGTGAATTGCGGGATCTGGAAAGTCTACGATCCTCGCGACCGTAGTGGCGGAGAGGGCGCCTTTTACCCGAATGCCGGTCTTGGAACCAACAGTTTTAGCGATGGACTTTCAAACACTCTCATGCTCTCTGAAGTTCGCGGCTGGCAACCTTACTACCGTGACGGCGGCAGTGGCACACCGACTATCGCCTCGACAACTAATGAAATCTGTTCGCTTGCGGGAAATTTCAAGACCGACTCTGGCCACACCGAATGGATCGACGGTCGCGTTCATCAAGCAGGCTTTACTGCAACATTTGCCCCTAATACTCAAGTCATGTGTTCTAACGGCGACATCAATTACGACGTCGATTGGAACAATCATCGTACAAACGGTTGGGATCCAGCAAATCCAACTGCCTATCTTTCTGAAACGCAGGTGACCTATGCTGCTGTCACGTCGCGAAGCTATCACAGTGGTAATTTGGTGAACACCGCTCGCATGGATGGCTCGGTTGAAGCCGTCAATGGGGATATCGACCTCCTCGTATGGCGTTCAATGGCCACCCGGGACGAGGGGGAGACACTATTCACTGGAGATTGA